TGCATTTCTTCACTTATTATTTAGAAAAGCACATGGCATCATGGATCCGATAAGGATTGGTCCGCGACAAAGTGAATACCCCCTGTTCCCTTCTCGAGATAGGCGAGTACAAAAATCACTATGCACAAAAAtcggtcaacaacacagacattgGGATTGTAATGGATACTTTTATGTTGTCAAGACATCAATCAATAGGAAAACTGGGACCATAGGTTAATTAGGCGTatcaagcgtgacgtcacgagtttgaGATAGATATACATATCTCTGTGACcatagtgatgtttgtatgtatcTTGAAAGCAAGGGAGTAATTCATCCAGATTTGGTGAAAAAGCAACTAGTTTCTGAGTTGCATCCAGTCGctagaaaataaaacttcatcCTAATAGACTTTGAAGAAAGTGACGGCTGGCAAGGAGAATTACAGCCTGAAGACACGGCTGGCAgcagtttacaaaaatactAAAGAACTCAGTCAAACAATCGTTctgtcaaaagtttatttcaaaagTGTGTTTGTAATGGCGTCTACAAATTAGTTTAAAAGATGCTGCAGGCATTTAATTCAAGTCTTCGGCCAGCATCGAGGACCATGCATCTGTGCGACCTCGTGACATGCACGGCGCATATCTCGGCTTCTCCTTCACCTCCATCGCCGACGCGCCCTGCAACTAGTGGCATGGCAGCTGAGAGCAACTCAGTGGTCCAGGCGCCTGCAGGGAGGGAGCTGGGCTGCTGCCTGTCAAGATGACTTGTTCTCTCTACCACGGGTCTCCGCGCACCGGCAGCCGCCAAGACTGCACCAAACCTGTTACCTCCCCCAGCCACTGCAGCGCCACCAGCCACCACCGCGTGCTGCAGCGGCTGCTGGAGAGATGCTTCACCTGCGCGCAGTGTGCTTTCGCATCTTCTTTAGTCTTCAGTATCGCGATAAAATCTTCTCGTCTCCCGTATTTTTACACGTCAGGGGTACAAGCAAGAACAAACCAACTGAATAGCATGAAAACAAGTAAAATCGTTTCATACTGCCACCAGTTTCCTTGCCCAGATTGCTTTTCACAAATTGCATTCACATTTGGGCAATATTGTGGTAGGAATTTCTTTctctataatatatatacatccTGTCcccatgcacacacccacacagataTGCAAGAACGCCCGAGTGCGCGTACACACCCGGCGGAAAGCGCATTGAGCTACCCGCATGTTAGAGGTTGAGGGCTAAAGAAGGTAAGGTCAGCGCCTCCCACTGAAAGGTTTAGAGTTAGCAGCTCACTACAGCCCTCAATGCGTCTCAGTTCATGGAAAGCTGCTACTCTACCGGCCCTCTGAACATACTCGAAATCACATATCCTCTGCATGCTGTTGCTTTGATTAATCAATCAAATATACGGACATTAGTGACTACAGTTGATAGGGAGATGATCTCTGAACTTTCTTGCTCACTCTTATATAAAAGTGTCTAGGCTCCTTTGACTCGTCTTGCGCTTTACACATACTAAGACAAAAACACTGATATTTTTACTGTATGAACTCAGTTCTCTGCGACTGTAATAGCAGATTTGTGTCGTCCAAACGTCAGCAGGCAGAAGGAATACAGAAGAATATTGAACCCcgcagtttttcttttaagatcGGCTCGTATGCTtgattaaaataagaaaaaaaaagacaagaggtTGAGAAATCTCTCGAGACTGATGTACCAACATATTCGTGTAATATCATGAGATCCTATGTCACTTGTATCCAACAAACCCTATCATCCcaaactcaaaaacaaacaaaagctcgTATTCTTGAAAATAGTAAACATACAAATTATTGTCTCCGGCCTTGACAACAGGTCATCTTGGCAACTGACAGCTTGCTTCTACTGGCTAGTCCCCAAAAAGTAAACTGCGTCCTTacacttgtttgtgtttactacTGCTGTCCAGGCCACAGCACAAATATGATGTCGAGACAGTGCAGACTGACTTCTCTGATCGGGTGTCATTTGTCTTCATGGCCAAACCTATGCCAGTGCGTGTTCGCTGGAGAACGTGAGGTGCTAGAGACATGTGGGAGCCAAAGTAGTGGAGAACTTTGTGGCTCTGACCTATGACCTGAGTGCTTGACTCTCCAGCGACAGTTGTAGGCGGCAACATGAGCCatcatatatctatatttgTACTATCATAAAAAGCCCCCGTAAGAGCATCagctctctctcctccttcaccAATCACCTCCCCCCACCAATCTCTCTGGCAGAAAGGGGCCAGGGGAGCGGAGTGGGAGAGATTTGAAGGAAGGTGGAAGAACGGTTGGCAGCAAAGAGTTGGGGAATAGATAGCAAAACAAGGCGCTGAAAATGACAGCATAAAAGCTTTGAAAGAGAAGAGGCGTTCTTGATATCAAAAAGTCAAACCCCATGAACCTCTAAAAATAACCGCAATCACTTCCAAACTTTGTCTCGGCAAAACAGTTTTGCTCACAAAACAAAGCCGCATGTTCGTTGCCTGTTTCTTCATAAAAGCAGAGCGGTCAAGGCTACCTCCTTGATGCCTTCTAATACCCATGCCAACACGGGCCACGCTCAGTTCATCTCCCTCCTCACCACCAACGCACGCAATAATTCCTCAAACCTCCCCCTGCCCCATGCTCTTGCCTGTAATTGCCTATTccgctttctttttttcgggTTTTGAACATTAACTTCTGGgcttgaaaaagaaagcattGGAATGTGTTGACTGGGAGGCTGTCCATGTCTGTGTAGGCTGCTCGgcgagaggaggaggagaagaaaaagaagaagggcAAGCGGAAAGGCCTGGGCGGTCTTTCTccagagaagaagaaacttcTCAAGgtgagtgatttttgttttcgtgaCAACGGTCAGTGGTTAGAGGTGCACATCAACTGCCAGGGGAAGTCGCCGCCGCTCGCTCTTGCAAAAATGGTCATGATAACTTTAGGTTCAGTGCTTTTCCTCGGAGAGTAGAAGATGTAGAATTAGGGTGATTGTTGCACTCCCAGCATCTACAGGATAGGTTCAAGAGCAATCTTGAAAGTGCAGTGACCACCGAAATGTCTTCATCTGTCTGAAAATCTTCAGTCGAGGTTCGACAAAGCGAAAAGGCGAGGGTATTAACATAAGTAAGGCTGGTAAGTTTCACATTTAAACGAAGATTTTTAGCTACGAAAACTTCCGGTTTCTTGATCTTGTAAACGTCAACGTAAAATCAGGTGAGTGCTTCTCACCCCTTGTCAACCGATCGTCATAGTAAGTGAATGGGTGGGAGGGTTAGTTGGCTGGTTGACATATTGGTGTGCCAGCCAACACTTTCAGgagacacaaaataattttctgcgAGCCAACTTATTGTGACATGAGTCTGACCGTTGATAGAGGAAACTTTTGgcacaaaaaaatatcattacttttgtttattgacGAGAATTTAAATGCACAAGCTATAGCGTATCCTCTGTTTTCGCTGGCTGTTTAAGCTCATTTGTAATTGTAGTCTAACTGGTGGTGGCAGTTTATTCAGTGCGAAGCGCTTAGCGTCCAGTCTTCGACGGTTTGGGACTTGGCTTGTCAAGAGTCGCTCAGAGTGCGGTTAGGCTATTTCTGAAGCGAActtttttgtgaatattttgttgcttcTAAAGTCATTGACGCAAAAATCATTAGTGAATGTAATCAGGCTAGTGTTTAGAAACTGTACACACATTGTTCAAGACAAAGGACGTGTCTATGAACACGTTTCTGCGCTTGTGTATACACGGAAACCGTTGTTTACACCTGTGCTTTGTTATTAAAGGAACTAACCCGATATCTGCCTGCAGGTGTGTTGAGAAACATATGGCGGCACTTCGGTTCCACTTATCTTTTTCCCCCAATTTTATAAACATAGTTTGAAGCTGAGGAAAAAGCCTTCCAGGTGATTTAGAAGAACTCCACAGTACTGAAGAAAATATCTTCTAATATTGGTGATCGAAAAAACCAGTAGACCTAAAACCTTGAAAAAAGTATTATTCAAAATGAGGGCAGTCATCTCTGTGTCAGTGATAAAGTTTCTATACACTCGGTCTCTTTATAGTCTAATCATagataaccctaaccctcatcATCTTTTCGGTCTTTGGGGCATAGTCATCACTCGACTGCGAAGTTCCATTGGTAAGACTTGGAAGGGACTACTGGCATGCACATACACTTTGTTGAAAATGAGTGGACAGAATGTTGGGTGAGACTCCAGTATGACCAACGATCTGTATGCGTGTTGCAGAAACTGATCATGCAGAAGGCTGCGGAGGACCTGCGCAGCGAGGCTAAGGCCAAAGCCGAGGAAAAGGAGCGATACATCAACGACAGGGTGGCACCTCTCAAGGCCGAAGGCCTGGGTCAAGGTAACTTCGTCTTTCTGATACATTAATGACCGCAACCGATCAGAATACAAACTGGCCGTCTTTTGCTTAGTTAGTCAAAACCCTCCCTGCGATAGAAGAAAGACATAATGCGAATATTTATGATCAAGAACATTGAGCAGGATCCTGCAATTTGCGCAGCTGGAGCTGAGAAGTAAACAGAATGGAGGGAATCCAGTGCGATTGCCCAGCCTAGGCTATGTAGCTATTCCAAAGCTGTATATATTAACAGTTGTTCTGTTCGCTCACACAGCTGTCACTTATGTTAGATTGGTAGAAAAACACAcgtgcctgcacacacacacacacacaagtgtttTTGGTCAAGGCAATGAATAAAGTTTGCTTTGTATATAACACAGCTGATCTTCAGAAGCTGGTGAAGGAGCTGCACTCAAGGGTGGCTGCACTGGAAGAGGAGGTATACGACTGGGAGATTAAGATTCGCAAGCAGGACTTTGAGGTAAAAAGCAGTTATCTCCTTGATAAGTAGTAACGGttggacactttttttttttccttttgtgccAATTTCTGTTCAACTAAATCTGATTTCAGTTAGATACAATGTGTGTGTTAATCCAGTCTGGACCGATTTTCTCAATGTGTTTtgaaagttatgtttcttgaagagtctacattttctttttgtttacagatcaATGAACTGACCTTGAAAGTGAATGACACCAAGGGAAAATTGTAAGAACTTTACTTTTCTAGCTCCATGTGTTAGTTCCGAAATCtgacatttcaatattttaaagccAGTGAACGATATTGTGCCATTATATTATAAACCTCTGaatttttcctttctcctttctttctaaGATGAGTATTCAAGCGATTTTCACCCGCTAGATTAATGAGTTGTTTTGAGGAAATACAGCTGTAAATTAGAAAAGACACATAACACTTATTTTAAGACTAATTATTGCAAATACTAATGGCAGTTGCTTTGTATTCTGCAGCATTAAACCAGTTCTGCGGAAAGTGAACAAGACAGAGAGCAAGTACGTGCTACACTTTATGTTTGCTATAAATTATTTGATGCTTTATTAATAATCAAGCCGGGTGAGAAGCTGCCTGTTTTATGGAAACAGGAGCAAAAACTGTTGAATTTCGATTGCAAATATAAGCATCTAAATTATCTTTCCCCATAAAAGCTATAATTAACCCTTTTCCATGGGAAATGTTCAAGTTTCAGCCATTAATTTGGTGCAAGACTTCAGCCCGAACACCTTTCTCCATTTGCCTATTAGCGGAAAAAATACATTCAGAGATTTCATTGTATCAGTGCAGCAATGACCTTAGTCTTATAGTAAATTCTTGCTTGTTCTATGAAACATACTATTGGGAGAATGAGCATTACAGCTACTGCATGTTGCATGTCTTTTGTCGATATTGTATGTTTTTGGTCGGGCAGTACAATTtatcttcttgtttctttacttGCAGACTCACGAAGCTGCAAACAAAGGAGTCCAGAGATTTCCGTGGTAATCTGAAATCCACAGGTCAGAATAAATTCGCGCTCAAGGAGGAAGAAGATGTAAGTGAAAATCAGTTCCTTTCTGTAATCACTGCTCCCTGTAAAGATTAGTTTAAGATCTGTGATCATTTCCCTCTGTCAGAAAGTTAGGGTACAGTTTGTGCATGCAATCCCTCATCCCCAGATGCCTAGGTGTTCACTAATGTATGTGATCACTACCCTCTGTCAGAAGACTAGGCGTACACTCTATGCAGGTGATCAATTCTCTAGCAGATAATTACACGTTTACTAATGTTTATGAATAATTCTTTCCAGAAGACCAGATGTTAATTCAAACCCTGATTATGATACACAAAATTGATAACTTGCATTTTGTTCTTGTCCATTTGGATACCTGTTGATGACCGTTTTGGAATGTCACTACTTGTTCTGCCCATATCTGATTGAAAATTGTTTCTCAAAcgttttttccctttaaaattcTGCAAATTGACTTCCTTCTCATAAAATGGGTTTAAATACATTGATCTTATTAATACAAAGTTTCCACTGTTGCTATGTCGAGATGTTGTGACCTCTTTGACAATGTCAGTCCTATATTGCGTTCTGCAGGCGGACAAGACCCCCGACTGGCGCCAGGCTCTCAAGCACGGAGGGCCAGAGGGCGAGGGTGAGGAGGCACCACCAGCCGAAAGTTGAGCCACTGCATCTTTCGACTCATGTCCAGTTACGTGTCGACCTttcgtgtgatttttttttccgaGGAACTGTCTGCAGGGTAACAACTAGATTCTGTAGCCAGAGACATCCTTAGCAAACTTGTCACGTACAACATTCTAGTCTCTTTTCACAACTGCCGCCGTAAGCCAGGCACCAGGATCGCCGCGACTTGTCACCATCAAGGTGCAAAAGTAGTTCCTACAACCACCACTAAGGCAATTGCAGTAAAATTTCTGCAGTTTGCTTTAACTGCTTCCTCAGGCAACGTCGTGTTGTGctgtccctccctctttccctctATAAGCCAGGTTCTCGGTTTTCTACTAGTTCACTGTCCTGACACCTTTACCTGTAAAGAAAAGAACCTTCAGAAACCAGTGTACCCTGCACCTTTGCATACCACTGTAgaatgctgtccatgtcttctgTGCTTGGGTGATACATGTAATATGGACGATATAAAAAAGAGTCGTTATTTTAACGTCTGAATCGTTTTTTCTTTAAGAGTCGGTAGCTAGGGAATGTAAGGTGTCCGATGGGTGTCACGAATGAGATTGTTCTTTGTGTAACGGCGCCCATGATGCGTCAGATCATTGACGACTTAACTGTAGTGTCATAGTTTTCATCATTACCTGTTCTCTGTAGTTTTGTGCAAGGCGCTATCTTACTTAGCGAGTCTTTctgcgtgagtgtgtgtcttCTTTAACATAACTTTTAACCATCTAGTGTAGCATCTATCTGGTGTGCGGTCTCTTCCAggtttctctgtttttctcccCTATCTCTGTATATTTCAGACGTAGTTGCCATTGGTTGTCATGTTTGATgaatgtgatgtttgttttcgaatatatttttttaataatgacgCTAATTGGAGACAGAGCCGCACTCGACATCTTGAAATGCAGAGGACGAGGATATTGTTGAGGTCTCTACATTTTAGAATGTGTATCAAAGTGCGAAAAGAACCCTCGAAGTTAGCGTGATCTGTTGTAACAATTgttgtatttattaaacatttataacGCCTTTGTGAATATTTATTGGTCTGTCTGTTAAACTGTCACACTTACGTCGAAGAAACTACACAACTGTTTTCTCTGCTTTGTTAAAGGACTTAGTTATATACGCTGCGGAAGCATTTTCTGTTGAAATTTGTACGAAAAAGATGCAAGTGAAATAGAGCTCGACATGGTAACCAGACAAGTCAAATGTGAGGAACTTTTAGTTTCTTGGGTGTCAAAGGTACAGATCTCGTTCAAGGAGGGCCATCTCCGCCATTGATTTCTTACCTTTCATGGTTTTGATTCTCTGTTTAGTGTTTGTTAGCCTCTAGGTGTTCAGCAAACCTACCACTTACGAGGAGCAACAGAAGGCATTTTaagattttgaaagaaaagaaatgaaaaaaaaaatgaaagcagagcAAAATTTCGAGAGCTTTTGTGTATAATGAGGTGTCGAGGTGAAGCAGCAGTAATGAGTATGAGCCTGTAACAtcattacaaaatgtctttcgGCTATCCTTACcgcaaatgtttttttaagcccaatgtaatgtaaaaaagaaagcgCCCCTCCCCCTTTTTCTTGATATGCACCTggctcttcttttctttcccatCTTTCTAAAGACATTGCTGAGTTTTGTCAGGTGTGAATATTTGCTGCATgaacttgcttttttttttaaaaaaaaagataaacacaacATATCAACGGTGTGAGCAAGTTACTTTTAGTATTTAAGACGTCATCTTGGTCACGGTTGTGGCGTTATGTAGGCAGTCAACAAGTAGCACTTGAGGGAGAAGGGCGGCGGCAGACGTAGGCTAGTCTCATCAAACAGAACCCGTGTCATCACCAGATGGCATACTACGTCTCGTATTTGCAGTTTTGCATTGGATACCATATCTTCCGTCCTACTGCTTTTGTACTGTTTGTCCGTCTCATAGACCTCACTTGAGACATGGCCTGCTTTAACTGATTTAACCCTAGCCACGTGTACAtcagaaatgtcaaaaaaacaataaaggtGTTCCTTTGCCACTTGACcttacctttgtgtgtgtgagagaggctGTATGCGCGCGAGTATGAGCATGAGCAAGACAATAACctatataaaaatactaaatttaTCTCAAGCTCCTAGTAAACTCTTACGAAGTGTAGTAACACCCTTTCCTTGCCTACAAAGAGGAAAAGGTATTTCTAATGGTAGGCATAATAAATGTCTGGCTCAAGCGCCAGAACGAGCAAACGAATAACTCCAAATGGAAATATCAAGGGGCTAGTATTAACTGTGATAAAGTTACTTGTGAATACAACTTTATAACTACTTTAAAGATCTTAATATGTTGCTAGAAAAATATTGCTACagatgagattttaaaataaaaattgaaagcaatatACCATCATTAAGCTAAAAATGAGTAAGTTCCTGTTAATCTGAGTTCAAGCTTTTTGTGCAATATTGATCTGTGCATCTGTAAggaaattaaatatattactgGATTTTATTTTGAGCCTGTGCCCCTTTACttcttttgtacattttatttctactgccacgtcggcgccatcttgccataactTGCATTTTAGATTTGTACATTGGCAATGTCAACTTCAGActgattccttttctacaattgcttttgatggtgagctgtcacagcaagcttcaTGCGCCGCAAACGCAGGTCTGATAGACTAGCATTGTACATCTGATTTTTATAGCCACAGTTGCTGGCTCGCTGTAAAACACCGTCCCACCCCTGCAAAGAATCGGCAGCTGTATACACAATACACAACATGACACTGCGTGATAgtgtaatatatttaatttgtaaaagTACAAACAGAAAACTTCAAACTCCTAagggattaaaaaaagaaaaagcaagtcaaatggtAAGTTGAGCTAAAGTGATAGTTTCTGATATTCTGAATCGTGTCCAATCAAAATTTTgagttgcaaaaaaaaaaaaaaaaaaaaagaaaattgcttacataaaattatcaaaaacacAGCCTCAGTCTGACTCATGAAGTCTGCCATGTTTGTAGaccaatgaaagaaaataggaaaactGTGTCGAGTGATGTTGGAGAAGTCACAAGCAATTTAGCTTTAGGACAGTGTGACTTTGATTTATAGCTTGAAATCTGCACAAAGCATGGAAAACTTGTATTCTGTGGAAAGACTAAGCCaacaagaaatgtaaacagaCTTGTCTTGGTTGGGTTCTACCTTTAAAAAAGCAGGAATCACAAGCTTCATTTGTGTTCAAGGCTCTGACATTTGTTTTAGAGGTATTTGTAAGAAACAATTAGCTTTGCTACTTGAAATTTTGCTCATACATGATTCAAAGCGTCATTTGACTTGCTTGTCTCATTAAGTTCTTTTAGCAATGAAgacaaagtttgaaaaagataccaaagaaaacacacattATTTGCAATGTGACAAACTAGATTTTGATTCTTTGTCTCTCATTATAGTAATGctattagaaagaaaattatctaAGACAAAGAATGTGTAAACAGTTTGTGAATGCTTTagatccacatttttttttttaaaagaaacatccTGCAATAAACCTAAAAGATTATTTGTCTGTTGCCAGAGTGAGTGGTTTGGCTTAACTGCCACACATTCCATGCTTTATATTATTCTTTCTTGCTAGCTTTCTTCTTTAGACCCCTGGCACGTGCTTGTTTCATCAGGTTTATCCCAACGAAACGAGGAATTATTACTGACAACTTGTCCtgtaagaaaattataataaattgaCAGCATCATTGGGAGAATTTCTcctaattctttttaaataagaaaCCTGTCTCAAAAGATTTTACTGATTAGAAGAATGCAAGTAATTTTTGATCCAAgcagaaacaataataatattttatgtgattCAAGACTTGATTCTCAAAGGAAGCAGTAATAATAGTGAATTCATTATTTTACCAACCTTAAGTTTGtagaaacaacacaaaatggGACAAAACCTGATTATATAAATAGCCAAATAATTTCTGAATAAAGTTACATTACATCCCTTAACACAGGATAATGTTGACttga
This is a stretch of genomic DNA from Pomacea canaliculata isolate SZHN2017 linkage group LG3, ASM307304v1, whole genome shotgun sequence. It encodes these proteins:
- the LOC112558927 gene encoding troponin I-like isoform X7 — its product is MSSLEERREARRRRRQQEEGGDEAPAEEETPRRGRRNKGDDETPAEESSYRSRRRRGGDEEAAPEAAAEDDSAAREEEAAERRRRQEEEEDRRRQEAERRRQEEERRRQEEERRRQEEERRRQEEERRRQEEERRQREEEERMEAEREEAARREEEEKKKKKGKRKGLGGLSPEKKKLLKKLIMQKAAEDLRSEAKAKAEEKERYINDRVAPLKAEGLGQADLQKLVKELHSRVAALEEEVYDWEIKIRKQDFEINELTLKVNDTKGKFIKPVLRKVNKTESKLTKLQTKESRDFRGNLKSTGQNKFALKEEEDADKTPDWRQALKHGGPEGEGEEAPPAES
- the LOC112558927 gene encoding troponin I-like isoform X2 translates to MSSLEERREARRRRRQQEEAAEASSSINGGEDDLERRRRERREARLRGGDEAPAEEETPRRGRRNKGDDETPAEESSYRSRRRRGGDEEAAPEAAAEDDSAAREEEAAERRRRQEEEEDRRRQEAERRRQEEERRRQEEERRRQEEERRRQEEERRRQEEERRQREEEERMEAEREEAARREEEEKKKKKGKRKGLGGLSPEKKKLLKKLIMQKAAEDLRSEAKAKAEEKERYINDRVAPLKAEGLGQADLQKLVKELHSRVAALEEEVYDWEIKIRKQDFEINELTLKVNDTKGKFIKPVLRKVNKTESKLTKLQTKESRDFRGNLKSTGQNKFALKEEEDADKTPDWRQALKHGGPEGEGEEAPPAES
- the LOC112558927 gene encoding troponin I-like isoform X1; this translates as MSSLEERREARRRRRQQEEAAEASSSINGGEDDLERRRRERREARLRGGDEAPAEEETPRRGRRNKGDDETPAEESSYRSRRRRGGDEEDTPAPAREEKAEEEAAPEAAAEDDSAAREEEAAERRRRQEEEEDRRRQEAERRRQEEERRRQEEERRRQEEERRRQEEERRRQEEERRQREEEERMEAEREEAARREEEEKKKKKGKRKGLGGLSPEKKKLLKKLIMQKAAEDLRSEAKAKAEEKERYINDRVAPLKAEGLGQADLQKLVKELHSRVAALEEEVYDWEIKIRKQDFEINELTLKVNDTKGKFIKPVLRKVNKTESKLTKLQTKESRDFRGNLKSTGQNKFALKEEEDADKTPDWRQALKHGGPEGEGEEAPPAES
- the LOC112558927 gene encoding troponin I-like isoform X9, yielding MEAEREEAARREEEEKKKKKGKRKGLGGLSPEKKKLLKKLIMQKAAEDLRSEAKAKAEEKERYINDRVAPLKAEGLGQADLQKLVKELHSRVAALEEEVYDWEIKIRKQDFEINELTLKVNDTKGKFIKPVLRKVNKTESKLTKLQTKESRDFRGNLKSTGQNKFALKEEEDADKTPDWRQALKHGGPEGEGEEAPPAES
- the LOC112558927 gene encoding troponin I-like isoform X3: MSSLEERREARRRRRQQEEAAEASSSINGGEDDLERRRRERREARLRGGDEAPAEEETPRRGRRNKGDDETPAEEDTPAPAREEKAEEEAAPEAAAEDDSAAREEEAAERRRRQEEEEDRRRQEAERRRQEEERRRQEEERRRQEEERRRQEEERRRQEEERRQREEEERMEAEREEAARREEEEKKKKKGKRKGLGGLSPEKKKLLKKLIMQKAAEDLRSEAKAKAEEKERYINDRVAPLKAEGLGQADLQKLVKELHSRVAALEEEVYDWEIKIRKQDFEINELTLKVNDTKGKFIKPVLRKVNKTESKLTKLQTKESRDFRGNLKSTGQNKFALKEEEDADKTPDWRQALKHGGPEGEGEEAPPAES
- the LOC112558927 gene encoding troponin I-like isoform X5, which encodes MSSLEERREARRRRRQQEEAAEASSSINGGEDDLERRRRERREARLRGGDEAPAEEETPRRGRRNKGDDETPAEEAAPEAAAEDDSAAREEEAAERRRRQEEEEDRRRQEAERRRQEEERRRQEEERRRQEEERRRQEEERRRQEEERRQREEEERMEAEREEAARREEEEKKKKKGKRKGLGGLSPEKKKLLKKLIMQKAAEDLRSEAKAKAEEKERYINDRVAPLKAEGLGQADLQKLVKELHSRVAALEEEVYDWEIKIRKQDFEINELTLKVNDTKGKFIKPVLRKVNKTESKLTKLQTKESRDFRGNLKSTGQNKFALKEEEDADKTPDWRQALKHGGPEGEGEEAPPAES
- the LOC112558927 gene encoding troponin I-like isoform X4; protein product: MSSLEERREARRRRRQQEEGGDEAPAEEETPRRGRRNKGDDETPAEESSYRSRRRRGGDEEDTPAPAREEKAEEEAAPEAAAEDDSAAREEEAAERRRRQEEEEDRRRQEAERRRQEEERRRQEEERRRQEEERRRQEEERRRQEEERRQREEEERMEAEREEAARREEEEKKKKKGKRKGLGGLSPEKKKLLKKLIMQKAAEDLRSEAKAKAEEKERYINDRVAPLKAEGLGQADLQKLVKELHSRVAALEEEVYDWEIKIRKQDFEINELTLKVNDTKGKFIKPVLRKVNKTESKLTKLQTKESRDFRGNLKSTGQNKFALKEEEDADKTPDWRQALKHGGPEGEGEEAPPAES
- the LOC112558927 gene encoding troponin I-like isoform X6, producing the protein MSSLEERREARRRRRQQEEGGDEAPAEEETPRRGRRNKGDDETPAEEDTPAPAREEKAEEEAAPEAAAEDDSAAREEEAAERRRRQEEEEDRRRQEAERRRQEEERRRQEEERRRQEEERRRQEEERRRQEEERRQREEEERMEAEREEAARREEEEKKKKKGKRKGLGGLSPEKKKLLKKLIMQKAAEDLRSEAKAKAEEKERYINDRVAPLKAEGLGQADLQKLVKELHSRVAALEEEVYDWEIKIRKQDFEINELTLKVNDTKGKFIKPVLRKVNKTESKLTKLQTKESRDFRGNLKSTGQNKFALKEEEDADKTPDWRQALKHGGPEGEGEEAPPAES
- the LOC112558927 gene encoding troponin I-like isoform X8 translates to MSSLEERREARRRRRQQEEGGDEAPAEEETPRRGRRNKGDDETPAEEAAPEAAAEDDSAAREEEAAERRRRQEEEEDRRRQEAERRRQEEERRRQEEERRRQEEERRRQEEERRRQEEERRQREEEERMEAEREEAARREEEEKKKKKGKRKGLGGLSPEKKKLLKKLIMQKAAEDLRSEAKAKAEEKERYINDRVAPLKAEGLGQADLQKLVKELHSRVAALEEEVYDWEIKIRKQDFEINELTLKVNDTKGKFIKPVLRKVNKTESKLTKLQTKESRDFRGNLKSTGQNKFALKEEEDADKTPDWRQALKHGGPEGEGEEAPPAES